The following are from one region of the Vitis riparia cultivar Riparia Gloire de Montpellier isolate 1030 chromosome 9, EGFV_Vit.rip_1.0, whole genome shotgun sequence genome:
- the LOC117922493 gene encoding dynein light chain LC6, flagellar outer arm, producing the protein MLEGKALIEDTDMPVKMQIQAMACASQALDIYDVLDYKSIAAYIKKEFDMIYGTGWQCVVGSNFGCFFTHSKGTFIYFTLETLNFLIFKGASSSD; encoded by the exons atgtTGGAAGGGAAAGCATTGATAGAGGACACTGACATGCCTGTGAAGATGCAGATCCAAGCcatggcttgtgcctctcaaGCTTTGGATATCTATGATGTCCTAGACTACAAATCCATTGCTGCCTATATCAAGAAG GAGTTTGATATGATATATGGGACTGGATGGCAATGTGTGGTGGGTTCAAATTTTGGATGTTTCTTCACTCATTCTAAGGgaacttttatatatttcacACTGGAGACTCTCAATTTCCTCATCTTCAAAGGGGCCTCTTCTTCGGACTGA